In Alkaliphilus flagellatus, one DNA window encodes the following:
- the pepF gene encoding oligoendopeptidase F, with amino-acid sequence MGKVLKERKDVDQSLTWDLSAIYQTEEEYNLAIKEAEKYTEELESKYKGRLNSADVINECLDKLRKATQVIHLTNTYAYLAVAVDQTNIENQARNAKLTNILSNLQSRLSFIRSEIIEADEEVIEEAIKRSNENANYLKEIKEFKKYALHPEVERVLSALSGILSSPYAIYNRAKLADMDFGNFNVKGKEYPLSFVLFENEWEFENDTEIRRTAFEAFSSKLKEYQHTIAAAYQTQIQKEKTLSSLRGFDSVIDSLLFPQKVDRELYNRQIDIIMEKLAPHMRKYARLLQKVHKLDEMTFADLKLVVDPEYEPNISVEESKKYIKGALSVLGEDYLQMIERSYDERWVDFVQNKGKSTGAFCSSPYESHPFILISWTDKMREVFVLAHELGHAGHFYLAQQNQNIFDTRPSTYFIEAPSTMNEMLMANYLMKTNYDPRFKRWVLSSMISRTYYHNFVTHLLEAAYQREVYKIIDEGGSVQASKLSAIKKDVLEKFWGDTVKINDGAELTWMRQPHYYMGLYPYTYSAGLTIATEVSKRILKEGQPAIDDWRAVLKAGGTKTPVELAKMAGVDITTEKPLLDTIDHIGNIINEIIELTRELGEVDSELNY; translated from the coding sequence ATGGGAAAAGTATTAAAAGAAAGAAAGGACGTAGATCAATCTTTAACATGGGACTTATCTGCAATATATCAAACAGAAGAAGAGTATAATTTGGCTATAAAAGAAGCTGAGAAATATACTGAGGAACTAGAAAGCAAGTATAAAGGTAGGCTAAATTCAGCAGATGTTATTAATGAATGTCTAGATAAATTAAGAAAAGCAACTCAAGTCATACACCTAACTAATACATACGCTTATCTTGCGGTTGCTGTTGATCAGACAAATATTGAAAATCAAGCACGAAATGCTAAACTTACAAATATATTATCAAATCTGCAAAGTAGGTTAAGCTTTATAAGAAGTGAAATTATAGAAGCTGATGAAGAAGTTATAGAAGAGGCTATAAAAAGATCTAATGAAAATGCTAATTACTTAAAAGAAATAAAAGAATTTAAAAAATATGCACTCCATCCAGAAGTAGAAAGAGTACTATCTGCTTTATCTGGAATATTAAGTTCTCCTTATGCTATTTATAATAGGGCAAAATTAGCTGATATGGATTTTGGAAATTTCAATGTAAAAGGTAAAGAATATCCTCTTAGCTTTGTACTTTTTGAAAATGAATGGGAGTTTGAAAATGATACTGAAATTAGAAGAACTGCATTTGAAGCCTTCTCTTCAAAATTAAAGGAATACCAGCATACCATAGCAGCAGCTTATCAAACACAGATTCAAAAAGAAAAAACCTTATCAAGTCTTAGAGGGTTTGACTCTGTTATAGATAGCTTGTTATTTCCTCAAAAAGTAGACAGGGAGCTATATAATAGACAAATAGATATAATCATGGAAAAACTAGCACCCCACATGAGAAAATATGCAAGGCTTCTTCAAAAAGTCCACAAATTAGATGAAATGACCTTTGCAGATTTAAAACTAGTGGTGGACCCAGAGTATGAGCCAAATATATCCGTAGAGGAATCAAAAAAATATATTAAAGGGGCCTTATCTGTCCTGGGAGAAGATTATTTACAAATGATTGAAAGAAGCTACGATGAGAGATGGGTGGATTTTGTTCAAAACAAAGGAAAATCAACGGGAGCATTTTGTTCTAGTCCATATGAAAGTCATCCATTTATATTAATATCTTGGACCGATAAGATGAGGGAGGTATTTGTATTAGCTCACGAATTAGGTCATGCTGGACACTTTTATTTAGCACAGCAAAACCAGAATATATTCGATACAAGACCATCTACATATTTTATAGAAGCTCCATCTACTATGAATGAAATGCTAATGGCAAATTATCTTATGAAAACCAATTATGATCCTAGATTCAAAAGATGGGTTTTATCCTCAATGATAAGCCGTACATATTATCATAACTTTGTAACCCATCTACTAGAAGCTGCTTATCAAAGGGAAGTATATAAAATAATAGATGAAGGTGGAAGTGTTCAGGCCTCAAAGTTAAGCGCTATTAAAAAAGATGTGCTTGAAAAATTCTGGGGAGACACAGTTAAAATAAATGATGGAGCAGAGCTTACTTGGATGAGGCAGCCCCATTATTATATGGGACTATACCCTTATACCTATAGTGCCGGACTTACTATAGCCACAGAAGTAAGCAAGAGAATACTAAAAGAAGGCCAGCCTGCTATAGATGATTGGAGAGCTGTTTTAAAGGCAGGAGGAACTAAAACACCAGTAGAGCTTGCCAAAATGGCAGGGGTAGATATAACTACAGAAAAACCATTACTAGATACTATAGATCATATAGGAAATATAATTAATGAAATAATAGAACTTACGAGAGAATTAGGAGAAGTTGATTCTGAACTTAATTATTAG
- a CDS encoding polysaccharide biosynthesis protein produces MFTNKTLLITGGTGSFGNAVLNKFLNSDVKEIRIFSRDEKKQTDMRIHYNNEKIKFIIGDVRNYESIYNATKGVDYIFHAAALKQVPSCEFYPMEAVKTNILGANNVINVAVENNVRKVIVLSTDKAVYPINAMGLSKAMMEKLVIAKSRTIEDDKTVLCCVRYGNVMASRGSVIPLFVEQINTGNALTITDPNMTRFLMTLDDAVNLVMLAFEDGRQGEIFVQKSPAATVKDLATAIKEIFNSNLDIKVIGVRHGEKLHETLVTKEERIRSKEMEKNFVIRPDNRDLNYKESLKNEKMLLSDYTDYNSYNTRRLNIDEIKELLLKLDFIRDMIDK; encoded by the coding sequence ATGTTTACAAATAAAACCTTATTAATTACAGGAGGCACCGGTTCCTTTGGAAATGCTGTTTTAAATAAATTTCTTAATTCAGATGTTAAGGAAATTAGAATTTTTAGTAGAGATGAAAAAAAGCAAACTGATATGCGTATTCATTATAATAATGAAAAAATTAAGTTTATTATAGGAGATGTCAGAAATTATGAGAGTATTTATAACGCTACCAAGGGAGTAGACTATATATTCCATGCGGCAGCACTAAAGCAAGTCCCTTCATGTGAGTTCTATCCTATGGAGGCAGTTAAGACTAATATTTTAGGAGCAAACAATGTAATAAATGTAGCAGTTGAAAATAATGTTAGGAAAGTAATTGTCCTCAGCACAGATAAGGCAGTTTATCCTATTAATGCAATGGGACTCTCTAAGGCTATGATGGAAAAACTTGTAATAGCTAAATCTAGAACAATAGAGGATGATAAAACTGTACTATGTTGTGTAAGATATGGAAATGTAATGGCTTCAAGAGGTTCGGTTATTCCATTATTTGTAGAACAGATTAATACAGGAAACGCATTAACAATAACAGATCCTAATATGACAAGATTCTTAATGACTTTAGATGATGCAGTAAATCTAGTAATGCTTGCTTTTGAGGATGGTAGGCAGGGAGAGATTTTTGTACAAAAATCTCCAGCAGCTACTGTAAAGGATCTTGCTACAGCAATAAAAGAAATATTCAATTCTAACTTGGATATTAAGGTTATAGGGGTTCGACATGGTGAAAAGCTTCATGAAACACTTGTTACTAAGGAGGAAAGAATAAGGTCTAAGGAGATGGAAAAAAACTTTGTAATTAGACCCGATAATAGAGATCTAAATTACAAAGAATCATTAAAGAATGAGAAAATGCTATTATCCGACTATACAGACTATAATTCTTATAATACAAGACGTTTAAATATAGATGAAATAAAAGAACTATTATTAAAGCTTGATTTTATTAGAGATATGATAGATAAATAG
- a CDS encoding acetyltransferase, whose translation MNIKKIVLLGGGSQAKVVSDIITKRKELEKEPLEVIGILDDDNSNRGFSNIPILGKINFIEKLACQYDDIYFIIAIANNKIREEIVKKYEKLNLKYYTAIHPSATIASNVNIGAGTVIMAGAVVGPFTQIGNHVILNTLSSVDHDNIIEDFVHICPGAKCAGCVTVKKSSFICTGSSIIPGVIIGESTIVGAGSVVIKDIKGYCTVVGVPAKVIKSHN comes from the coding sequence TTGAATATTAAAAAAATTGTTCTCTTAGGTGGGGGCTCTCAAGCAAAAGTAGTTTCAGATATTATAACGAAAAGAAAAGAACTAGAAAAGGAACCACTTGAGGTTATAGGGATTTTAGATGATGATAATTCTAATCGGGGGTTTTCAAATATCCCTATACTAGGAAAAATAAATTTTATAGAAAAATTAGCTTGCCAATATGATGATATCTATTTCATAATTGCTATTGCTAATAATAAAATAAGAGAAGAAATAGTAAAAAAATATGAAAAATTGAATCTTAAGTATTACACTGCAATTCATCCAAGTGCTACTATAGCAAGTAATGTTAATATAGGTGCAGGAACTGTTATAATGGCAGGTGCAGTAGTTGGTCCATTTACCCAAATAGGTAATCATGTAATTCTCAATACCTTATCTTCAGTTGATCATGATAATATTATTGAAGACTTTGTTCATATTTGTCCTGGAGCTAAATGTGCTGGTTGTGTAACCGTAAAAAAATCTAGCTTTATCTGCACAGGTTCATCTATTATTCCTGGAGTAATTATAGGTGAATCTACAATTGTTGGCGCTGGTTCAGTAGTAATTAAAGATATCAAAGGGTATTGTACTGTAGTTGGAGTTCCAGCAAAAGTTATAAAGTCGCATAATTAA
- a CDS encoding DegT/DnrJ/EryC1/StrS family aminotransferase, which translates to MKVNLGAPDITLEEINLVKEVLESGLLSIGPKIEEFEAEFKSYFNVKHAIGVNSGTSALHLLIRALDIKEGDEVITTPFSFVASSNCILFEKAKPTFIDIDEKTLNIDINKIAEKITNRTKAIIPVDVFGHPNNMKEIMELARKYNLKVIEDSCEAIGSEYEGIKSGTLADAAVYAFYPNKQITTGEGGMIVTNDDNIADLCRSMRSQGRAITGLWLYHERLGYNYRMSEVNAAIGIAQIRRLEEIIAKRNKVAQLYNEKLRDIEGVIIPYVDPKVTKMSWFVYVIRLDERIDRNGVMDYLTENGVACKPYFTPIHLQPYMIDMFSFKEGDFPITEKVGESTIALPFYNNLSEEEMDYVVEKLIEGISKNTR; encoded by the coding sequence ATGAAGGTTAATTTAGGTGCACCAGACATTACACTAGAAGAGATAAATTTAGTTAAAGAAGTATTGGAATCTGGACTATTAAGTATAGGTCCTAAAATAGAAGAGTTTGAAGCTGAGTTTAAATCATATTTTAATGTTAAACATGCAATAGGAGTGAACAGTGGAACAAGTGCATTACATCTACTAATTAGGGCATTAGATATTAAAGAAGGAGATGAAGTAATTACTACCCCATTTAGCTTTGTTGCATCTTCCAATTGTATTCTATTCGAGAAGGCAAAACCTACATTTATTGATATAGATGAAAAAACATTAAATATAGACATTAATAAAATAGCTGAAAAAATTACCAATAGAACTAAAGCTATTATACCTGTAGATGTTTTTGGCCATCCGAATAATATGAAAGAAATTATGGAACTGGCTAGAAAATATAATTTGAAAGTTATTGAAGATTCTTGTGAAGCTATTGGTTCTGAATATGAAGGTATAAAGTCTGGCACATTAGCAGACGCAGCAGTATATGCTTTTTATCCAAATAAGCAGATTACCACAGGTGAAGGTGGGATGATTGTAACTAATGATGATAATATAGCCGATTTATGTAGAAGTATGAGAAGTCAAGGAAGAGCTATTACAGGTTTATGGCTTTATCATGAAAGATTAGGCTATAACTATAGGATGAGTGAAGTTAATGCAGCTATAGGTATTGCTCAAATAAGGAGACTGGAAGAAATCATAGCTAAAAGAAATAAAGTAGCTCAGTTGTATAATGAAAAACTTAGGGATATAGAAGGAGTTATTATACCATATGTAGATCCAAAGGTTACAAAAATGAGTTGGTTCGTCTATGTTATAAGGCTAGATGAACGTATAGATAGAAATGGTGTGATGGATTACTTAACAGAAAATGGTGTTGCTTGTAAGCCTTATTTTACTCCTATTCATCTTCAACCATATATGATAGATATGTTTAGCTTTAAAGAAGGTGATTTTCCGATTACTGAAAAGGTAGGGGAATCCACTATTGCATTACCTTTCTATAATAATTTAAGTGAGGAAGAGATGGATTATGTAGTTGAAAAACTTATAGAAGGTATAAGTAAAAATACAAGATAA
- a CDS encoding glycosyltransferase family 2 protein, with protein MNDSKCRTKDLVSVVISIYNYGKYICEALDGLKIQTYPHLEVIVVDDCSTDNTQAIVKQWQDKNQDRFNNFIYLKLPRNCSSAWSLNIGFQLARGEYIVIHDSDDISHKEKIEKQVKHLIKNPNIAAVGTRFQTFYDTIDKILWPAAWLSYDVKEIEQNYKSDPVKHCVSFGTLLFRADIIDTIIGCRRIPGVANDIIFVKDIVRHNYILDNLEEVLFNVRIHSERLQPGYEVKRQERNKKDRSKIKGRVSVILPVKDNFKSILKALNSIISQTYSNIEIIIVDDSSKGNVELDIWEWYSLNKKFQKIANIQDVFYFKLPISVGYPWIYNIGAYLSKGEYIVFHGNNAISIKNKIKKQVKFLKDNPNYTVVGTNFNGNTPQIKFGYSIQHEYIENKTHCVNINTIMIRSCVIDEIIGLSKKIDGREDFEFIYRLLYEGYKIENLNDVLYYEEK; from the coding sequence ATGAATGATTCGAAGTGTAGAACAAAAGATCTTGTCAGTGTAGTTATATCCATATATAACTATGGAAAATATATCTGCGAGGCGTTAGATGGGTTGAAAATTCAAACTTATCCTCATTTGGAAGTAATTGTTGTAGATGATTGTTCAACAGACAATACCCAGGCGATTGTAAAACAATGGCAGGATAAGAATCAAGATAGATTTAATAATTTCATATATCTAAAATTACCAAGAAATTGTAGTTCAGCTTGGTCTTTAAATATTGGTTTTCAACTTGCTAGGGGAGAATATATAGTTATACATGATTCAGATGATATTAGTCATAAAGAAAAAATTGAAAAGCAAGTAAAACATTTGATTAAAAATCCTAATATAGCAGCAGTAGGAACCAGATTTCAAACTTTTTATGATACAATAGATAAAATACTTTGGCCTGCAGCATGGCTTAGTTACGATGTAAAAGAGATAGAACAAAATTATAAGAGTGATCCTGTTAAACACTGCGTGTCATTTGGTACACTATTATTTCGTGCAGATATAATAGATACGATAATAGGGTGTAGAAGAATTCCAGGGGTAGCTAATGATATTATTTTCGTAAAGGATATAGTGAGACATAATTATATATTGGATAACCTGGAAGAAGTACTTTTTAATGTAAGAATTCATTCTGAAAGACTTCAACCTGGTTATGAGGTAAAGCGACAGGAGAGAAATAAAAAAGACCGTAGTAAGATAAAAGGGAGGGTTTCTGTAATACTACCAGTAAAAGATAACTTCAAAAGTATATTGAAGGCATTAAATTCTATAATTTCTCAGACTTATTCTAATATTGAAATAATTATTGTAGATGATTCTTCTAAAGGTAATGTAGAATTGGATATATGGGAATGGTATTCGTTGAATAAAAAGTTCCAGAAAATTGCAAATATACAGGATGTTTTTTACTTTAAGTTGCCTATTTCAGTAGGATATCCTTGGATTTATAATATAGGGGCCTACTTGTCAAAAGGAGAATATATTGTTTTTCATGGCAATAATGCTATAAGTATTAAGAATAAAATTAAAAAGCAAGTAAAGTTTCTAAAGGATAATCCAAATTATACTGTAGTGGGCACAAATTTTAATGGGAACACTCCACAAATTAAATTTGGATATAGTATTCAACATGAGTATATTGAAAATAAAACTCATTGTGTAAATATTAATACAATAATGATAAGAAGTTGTGTAATAGATGAAATCATTGGTTTAAGTAAAAAGATAGATGGCAGAGAAGACTTTGAATTTATATATAGATTATTATACGAGGGATATAAGATAGAAAACTTAAATGATGTACTTTACTATGAAGAAAAATAA
- a CDS encoding HAD family hydrolase produces MITTILFDLDGTLLPMDTDLFTKRYFAELAIKLKEHFTPEEVTKHIWTSTKYMISNIDPNKTNEEAFFEDFYGRIDHEEKILNPIFEDFYEKDFNNIKNVATQNKYIIEAVKLLKDKGYNLVVATNPLFPEKAILHRIEWAGLNKEDFMFITSFEKMHYCKPQLKFYEEILNKIKKQPLNCIMVGNDIEEDMITKTLGMKTYLIEDHIIGTIRGDNNIDYKGNYEDFYEFAKNLPKIK; encoded by the coding sequence ATGATTACAACAATATTATTTGATTTGGATGGTACTTTATTACCAATGGATACTGACTTATTTACTAAAAGATACTTTGCAGAATTAGCAATTAAGCTAAAAGAGCATTTTACACCAGAAGAAGTTACAAAACATATTTGGACTTCAACTAAATATATGATAAGCAATATAGATCCTAATAAAACTAATGAAGAAGCTTTTTTTGAGGATTTCTATGGAAGAATCGATCATGAAGAAAAAATATTGAATCCTATTTTTGAAGATTTTTATGAAAAGGATTTTAATAATATTAAAAATGTAGCTACTCAAAATAAATACATTATTGAAGCTGTAAAGCTACTTAAAGATAAGGGTTATAATTTAGTGGTAGCAACAAATCCACTTTTCCCTGAAAAAGCTATCCTACATCGTATAGAGTGGGCAGGGCTTAATAAAGAAGATTTTATGTTTATTACAAGCTTTGAGAAAATGCATTATTGTAAGCCGCAACTAAAGTTTTATGAGGAGATTTTAAATAAAATAAAAAAACAGCCATTGAATTGTATAATGGTAGGAAATGATATAGAAGAAGATATGATAACAAAAACTCTTGGGATGAAGACATATCTTATTGAGGATCATATTATTGGTACAATTAGAGGGGATAATAATATAGATTATAAAGGAAACTATGAAGATTTTTATGAATTTGCTAAGAATTTACCTAAAATAAAATAA
- a CDS encoding GNAT family N-acetyltransferase, translated as MINVLLGKSIYLKLVEREDLFKRVDWLNDPDIQRTLNYDYPTSIAKTEKWFDKVISDSHRRDFSVFLIEDNRYIGFCGLIDISYPVGKAELYITIGEKDTWGNGYGTEVYDVLMKYGFEELGLNKIYIHYLTYNQGTQKIMQKIGWQLEGLLRQDIYSHGKIADRYIASILKKDWAKKNEISK; from the coding sequence ATGATTAATGTTTTATTAGGCAAGAGCATTTATTTAAAGCTTGTTGAAAGGGAAGATTTATTTAAGAGAGTAGATTGGCTTAATGATCCTGATATTCAAAGAACCTTAAATTATGATTATCCAACCTCTATAGCTAAAACTGAAAAGTGGTTTGACAAAGTAATTAGTGATTCACATAGACGGGACTTTTCTGTTTTTTTAATAGAAGACAATCGATATATAGGATTTTGTGGATTGATAGATATTAGCTATCCAGTAGGAAAGGCTGAATTATATATAACTATAGGAGAGAAAGATACATGGGGTAATGGATATGGAACAGAAGTATATGATGTACTGATGAAATATGGATTTGAAGAGTTAGGATTAAATAAAATATATATTCACTATTTAACATATAATCAGGGTACTCAAAAAATTATGCAAAAAATAGGATGGCAATTAGAAGGATTATTAAGGCAAGATATATATTCTCATGGGAAAATTGCTGATAGATATATTGCTTCTATATTAAAGAAAGACTGGGCGAAAAAAAATGAAATCTCTAAATAA
- a CDS encoding 1-aminocyclopropane-1-carboxylate deaminase/D-cysteine desulfhydrase — MKSLNKIDLFNSVTPMIKLESIDIKSNEIYMKREDLAGFVLGGNKLRKIEYFMYDAISKKSDYIVTYGSYQSNHCAITAAACSKLGLKCLLILTKQKKQIEYTGNYFLYNLFDAEIMWCEEYQVKDTIDETLTKLTENGHKSYFIEGGGHGNLGTYAYVKVYEEIKAQESKMKVNFDYIFHASGSGTTQAGLIIGNENYKANTKILGISIARKQERGSKVIEESILDYCHKFNIQVNNIKSKIHFIDDYVGKGYGDSYYEVLQTIKYVGKNEGILLDPIYTGKAFYGMIDYIRRTNIKGKNILFIHTGGIPILLANSEKFIEIGGDRSESFIHQ, encoded by the coding sequence ATGAAATCTCTAAATAAAATAGATCTATTTAATTCTGTCACCCCAATGATAAAGTTAGAAAGTATTGATATTAAATCTAATGAAATTTATATGAAAAGAGAAGATTTAGCTGGATTTGTTTTAGGCGGAAATAAACTAAGAAAAATAGAATATTTTATGTATGATGCTATTTCTAAAAAAAGTGATTATATTGTAACCTATGGGTCATATCAATCAAATCATTGTGCAATAACTGCCGCAGCCTGTTCAAAATTAGGGTTAAAGTGTTTGTTGATACTAACAAAACAAAAAAAACAAATTGAATATACAGGTAATTACTTTTTATATAATTTGTTTGATGCAGAAATAATGTGGTGCGAAGAATATCAAGTTAAAGATACCATAGATGAAACATTAACAAAGTTAACAGAAAATGGCCATAAATCATATTTTATTGAAGGTGGTGGTCATGGTAACTTAGGTACATATGCTTATGTAAAAGTATATGAGGAAATAAAAGCACAAGAATCAAAAATGAAAGTTAATTTTGATTATATATTTCATGCCTCTGGTTCAGGAACAACACAGGCTGGGCTGATAATTGGAAATGAAAACTATAAAGCGAATACTAAAATATTGGGTATTAGTATTGCACGGAAACAAGAGAGAGGGAGTAAGGTGATAGAAGAGAGTATTCTTGATTACTGCCATAAGTTTAACATTCAAGTAAATAACATAAAATCTAAAATTCATTTTATTGACGATTATGTTGGAAAAGGATATGGAGATAGCTATTATGAAGTTTTACAAACTATAAAGTATGTAGGAAAGAATGAAGGAATATTATTGGATCCAATATATACAGGAAAAGCCTTCTATGGAATGATTGATTATATTAGAAGAACTAATATTAAGGGCAAGAATATTTTATTTATACACACTGGTGGTATTCCAATATTATTAGCCAATTCTGAAAAATTTATTGAGATAGGTGGGGATAGAAGTGAATCTTTTATTCACCAGTAG
- a CDS encoding ATP-grasp domain-containing protein translates to MNLLFTSSGRRTQLIKYFKQELGNEGRIIVADYNSTAPTLYIADKGYIVSSIDNSNYLNEIKEICTKEDITGIIATIDPELSLLAKEKEEFNNLGVQVIISDYDIVEMCFDKYSMFEFLKNNGFNTPKTYANLDDFTKALYRNKIDFPVFVKPRKGSSSIGINKVSTLEELKILMKYNTDLIVQQYMQGQEYGVDLYVDIISKDVISIFLKKKLSMRGGETDKAVSVKNDKLFNMILDFIKKLKVVGPVDIDVFEIDGEFYISEVNPRFGGGYLIAYECGENFPKYILNNLKGIINTSHIGKYEEDIYMMRHDIVTIKKRCELLQ, encoded by the coding sequence GTGAATCTTTTATTCACCAGTAGTGGTAGAAGAACTCAGTTAATTAAATATTTTAAACAAGAGCTAGGTAATGAAGGAAGGATAATAGTAGCTGATTATAATAGCACAGCACCCACTTTATATATAGCTGATAAAGGATATATTGTATCTAGTATAGATAATAGTAATTATCTAAATGAAATAAAAGAAATTTGTACTAAGGAAGATATTACAGGGATTATTGCTACAATAGATCCTGAATTAAGTCTGTTAGCTAAAGAGAAAGAAGAATTTAATAATCTAGGAGTGCAGGTTATAATATCGGATTATGATATTGTTGAAATGTGCTTTGATAAGTATAGTATGTTTGAGTTTTTAAAGAATAATGGATTTAATACTCCTAAAACCTATGCAAACTTAGACGATTTTACAAAGGCATTATATAGAAATAAAATAGATTTTCCAGTGTTTGTAAAGCCTCGAAAAGGAAGTTCTAGTATAGGTATCAATAAAGTTTCTACGCTAGAAGAATTGAAGATTTTAATGAAATATAATACAGACCTAATTGTACAACAATACATGCAAGGACAAGAGTATGGTGTAGACCTTTATGTTGACATAATATCAAAGGATGTTATATCTATATTTCTTAAAAAGAAACTTAGTATGCGAGGTGGCGAAACTGATAAAGCAGTGTCTGTAAAAAATGATAAGCTTTTTAATATGATTTTAGATTTTATAAAAAAGTTAAAAGTTGTAGGTCCGGTTGATATAGATGTATTCGAAATAGACGGAGAGTTCTATATATCAGAAGTTAATCCTAGATTTGGCGGGGGATATTTAATAGCCTATGAATGTGGTGAAAATTTTCCTAAATATATTTTAAATAATTTAAAAGGTATAATAAATACCTCTCATATAGGTAAGTATGAAGAGGATATATATATGATGAGACATGATATTGTAACAATTAAGAAGAGATGTGAATTATTACAATGA
- a CDS encoding glycosyltransferase family 2 protein: MASFWDRESGLVSVIIAIYNYEKYICEALDGLKNQTYSNIEIIIIDDCSTDNTKQVISEWIKNNEGVFWDFTYIRLPRNCSQTWALNIGFCVSKGEYIAIHDSDDISHKEKIQKQVEYLDENYNVTVVGTGFKAFTEHINNIVYIPDWLSYSTEKIESNYKNEFKHCVCFGSVLFRANILENIIGCKRFVNIANDVFFINEIIHADYIVSNLKEDLLYVRTHPERATEEYREAMQKIKEESKKVIGKVSVILPIENNKDSIFRSLKDISIQTYLDIEIIIIDDALENSYEEEIRKWYSQYKQENPSFNIKDIIYFRLPTEIGYPWVYNVGSYLSKGEFIAFNTVNSISNNAKLSKQVEFLNNNFMYSVIGTNSTEETPIIKFDDDIEYIYTKEYTPCVNINTIMLRSVVVDHTAGMNKSIDKHEDFEFIHRLINNGYRVQNLKDVLHYEV, encoded by the coding sequence ATGGCAAGTTTTTGGGATAGAGAGAGTGGTCTTGTAAGCGTAATAATAGCAATTTATAACTATGAAAAATATATATGTGAAGCTTTAGATGGGTTAAAAAATCAAACATACTCAAATATAGAAATAATTATTATTGATGATTGTTCTACAGATAATACAAAACAGGTTATAAGCGAGTGGATTAAAAATAATGAAGGTGTATTTTGGGATTTTACCTACATAAGGTTACCTCGAAACTGTTCACAAACATGGGCGCTAAATATTGGATTTTGTGTTTCTAAAGGGGAGTATATTGCTATACACGATTCGGATGATATAAGTCATAAGGAAAAAATACAAAAACAGGTTGAATATTTAGATGAAAATTATAATGTTACTGTTGTTGGAACTGGATTTAAGGCATTTACTGAACATATAAATAATATTGTGTATATACCAGATTGGTTAAGTTATAGTACTGAAAAAATAGAAAGTAACTATAAAAACGAGTTTAAACATTGTGTATGCTTTGGTTCTGTTTTGTTTAGGGCTAATATACTTGAAAATATAATTGGATGTAAACGCTTTGTGAATATAGCTAATGATGTGTTTTTTATTAATGAAATTATACATGCGGACTATATTGTTAGCAACTTAAAGGAAGATCTTCTTTACGTACGAACTCATCCAGAACGAGCTACGGAAGAGTACAGAGAAGCAATGCAAAAAATAAAAGAAGAATCAAAAAAAGTTATTGGGAAGGTATCTGTGATATTGCCAATAGAAAATAATAAAGATAGTATTTTTAGATCTCTAAAAGATATTAGTATCCAAACTTATTTAGATATTGAAATAATTATTATAGATGACGCTTTAGAAAATAGTTATGAGGAAGAAATAAGAAAGTGGTATTCTCAGTATAAACAAGAAAATCCTAGTTTTAATATTAAAGATATAATTTACTTTAGATTACCTACAGAAATAGGATATCCCTGGGTTTATAACGTAGGTTCTTATTTATCTAAAGGAGAATTTATTGCTTTTAATACTGTAAATAGTATTAGTAATAATGCTAAGCTTAGTAAGCAGGTAGAATTTTTAAACAATAATTTTATGTATAGCGTGATTGGAACTAATTCAACTGAGGAAACTCCTATAATTAAATTTGATGATGATATTGAATATATTTACACAAAGGAATACACTCCATGTGTAAATATAAATACTATTATGTTAAGAAGTGTAGTAGTGGATCATACAGCTGGTATGAATAAATCTATTGATAAGCATGAGGATTTCGAGTTTATACATAGACTTATAAATAATGGATACAGAGTACAAAATCTTAAGGATGTGTTGCATTATGAAGTATAG